One Bombina bombina isolate aBomBom1 chromosome 5, aBomBom1.pri, whole genome shotgun sequence DNA segment encodes these proteins:
- the NQO2 gene encoding ribosyldihydronicotinamide dehydrogenase [quinone] isoform X2 codes for MNGSLKDAAVDVFHKRGYRVIVSDLYAMEFNAVATKNDVLGDLCNPEHFNYATETTEAFKSGLLCEEITKEQKKIQDADLIIFQFPLYWFSFPAIMKGWIDRVFIKGFAFNVPSHRCDGLLQGKKALLSFTTGGTKEMYSKEGAKGDIQLVIWPIHHGILHFCGIKVLVPHIAYAPELVTEEKRKEIITLWAQRLENIWDEKPIDCTSSCLFK; via the exons ATGAACGGATCTTTAAAAGATGCTGCAGTTGATGTATTCCATAAGAGAGGATACCGTGTTATTGTATCAGACCTATACGCAATGGAGTTTAATGCAGTTGCAACCAAAAATGACGTTCTAG GAGACCTCTGCAATCCCGAGCACTTCAATTATGCAACTGAGACAACGGAAGCATTCAAGTCTGGGTTATTGTGTGAGGAAATCACAAAGGAACAGAAAAAAATCCAGGATGCTGATTTAATAATATTCCAG TTCCCATTGTACTGGTTCAGCTTTCCTGCTATCATGAAGGGTTGGATAGATCGGGTCTTCATAAAAGGCTTTGCCTTTAATGTCCCTTCACATCGCTGTGATGGCCTATTGCAG GGTAAGAAAGCATTACTATCATTCACTACCGGTGGGACTAAAGAAATGTATTCTAAAGAGGGAGCAAAGGGAGACATACAGTTGGTGATTTGGCCAATACAT CACGGCATACTGCATTTCTGTGGTATTAAAGTTCTGGTACCACATATCGCATATGCACCAGAGTTGGTCActgaagaaaaaaggaaagaaattatCACTTTATGGGCTCAGAGACTGGAAAACATTTGGGATGAAAAGCCTATTGACTGCACCTCATCTTGCTTGTTCAAATAG
- the NQO2 gene encoding ribosyldihydronicotinamide dehydrogenase [quinone] isoform X1 produces the protein MEGKTVLIVYAHQDPRSMNGSLKDAAVDVFHKRGYRVIVSDLYAMEFNAVATKNDVLGDLCNPEHFNYATETTEAFKSGLLCEEITKEQKKIQDADLIIFQFPLYWFSFPAIMKGWIDRVFIKGFAFNVPSHRCDGLLQGKKALLSFTTGGTKEMYSKEGAKGDIQLVIWPIHHGILHFCGIKVLVPHIAYAPELVTEEKRKEIITLWAQRLENIWDEKPIDCTSSCLFK, from the exons GCAAAACAGTACTAATAGTGTATGCACATCAGGACCCCCGATCTATGAACGGATCTTTAAAAGATGCTGCAGTTGATGTATTCCATAAGAGAGGATACCGTGTTATTGTATCAGACCTATACGCAATGGAGTTTAATGCAGTTGCAACCAAAAATGACGTTCTAG GAGACCTCTGCAATCCCGAGCACTTCAATTATGCAACTGAGACAACGGAAGCATTCAAGTCTGGGTTATTGTGTGAGGAAATCACAAAGGAACAGAAAAAAATCCAGGATGCTGATTTAATAATATTCCAG TTCCCATTGTACTGGTTCAGCTTTCCTGCTATCATGAAGGGTTGGATAGATCGGGTCTTCATAAAAGGCTTTGCCTTTAATGTCCCTTCACATCGCTGTGATGGCCTATTGCAG GGTAAGAAAGCATTACTATCATTCACTACCGGTGGGACTAAAGAAATGTATTCTAAAGAGGGAGCAAAGGGAGACATACAGTTGGTGATTTGGCCAATACAT CACGGCATACTGCATTTCTGTGGTATTAAAGTTCTGGTACCACATATCGCATATGCACCAGAGTTGGTCActgaagaaaaaaggaaagaaattatCACTTTATGGGCTCAGAGACTGGAAAACATTTGGGATGAAAAGCCTATTGACTGCACCTCATCTTGCTTGTTCAAATAG